Proteins encoded by one window of Elaeis guineensis isolate ETL-2024a chromosome 12, EG11, whole genome shotgun sequence:
- the LOC105055402 gene encoding uncharacterized protein isoform X1 — protein sequence MAAKVNPSSSSEPHHLQSTASMSITSTVSSSTHKVSMLGSKSGFVIPKNKLSGSLVPIIRAGGKVEAGSTVKEESTKQVQRKTKWGVDLTLDSAVRKGRALAYQTRLEQIIQQLKSGALDIGDNQDSQSPKHASNCASASHQSQKLELLELERREIIGEILLLNPSYKAPADYKPLLKEAKVPIPIKAYPGYNFIGLLLGPENNMQKRLEEETGAEISVYGAKKDAREKHQITQSDLPEAQGAYEELYVNVSADTYEKVDAAIALIELLLTPVSGSSAVPSTNSASVAGDQKETASVYMMTPMPDVNRGIRQPVLVTAQPALPQYPPYPAPWDPVASFNAPRPPFGSMPPLPNNSICVAQSPAGPHSVGPLLRQNPPFSSTLGSLSAGASRPQLPMQAMPQPLNQATPPRSLPMPAQRPPPAYTVTQSQLSSTAPPFTASQSMPSGTMPAPRPPVPVNPWPASIAPAGQLPNRPLISPAVPGSSGWPTTPSFVPPGQRPPQFAPPSMTRPMRPQPAVSATPIASASSALNMSSDVATWPSAVASVPSLPNMPTNVINGRPPANFAPPAVFPSRPSSGPLFSTMPPPSGPVSTPVIIPSTSGAPLHASISASAPRPPPIPSPAPGPSPMPVPASSPILGPRPFVPQTAALVSTSSPILAQASAPSPSVPPVMVRPPIPLQSAANGQAPRPAQPPMPSPQPPSATPVSNSWSMPSFTPVTPASSTVNATPIVAPRPPRPVPGDFTFQPVRAQVPASPTTPGPSSQSVHQTSIRLAPPQAPSFRPAMQNPTPPLSSQGFPAYLAANQTGPSQAPIPPTPSSVAPFSVNPAVIQPAARRPVFPSTNPGPPLAPATQMGPPSFSIAPAASSLPDNMSAHLMNFMQPHQNPLPPVNRPSGIMIGGNSPGFMAGKISSSPGGSQIYDPFSPTSISSASTMQGGDPVKIRKPESDAEYEDLMASVGVSDSSCNFVGFKQGF from the exons ATGGCTGCAAAAGTCAATCCTTCATCTTCTTCTGAACCTCACCATCTGCAGTCTACTGCTTCAATGTCCATTACATCTACAGTTTCATCAAGTACTCATAAGGTCTCCATGTTGGGGTCAAAATCTGGATTTGTCATACCAAAAAATAAGTTGTCTGGTTCTTTGGTTCCTATCATCCGAGCTGGTGGAAAAGTAGAAGCTGGCAGTACTGTCAAAGAAGAAAGTACCAAACAAGTTCAGAGGAAAACAAAATGGGGTGTTGATCTAACACTAGATTCTGCTGTCAGGAAGGGAAGAGCTTTAGCATATCAG ACTCGACTGGAGCAAATAATACAACAGCTGAAATCTGGAGCTCTGGATATTGGAGACAATCAAGATTCTCAGTCACCAAAGCATGCTTCAAACTGTGCTTCTGCTAGCCACCAG TCCCAGAAGCTTGAGCTCTTGGAGTTGGAAAGACGAGAAATTATTG GCGAAATATTACTTCTAAATCCTAGCTACAAAGCTCCAGCAGATTATAAACCATTGCTGAAAGAAGCCAAAGTTCCTATTCCT ATTAAAGCATATCCAGGATACAATTTTATTGGACTCCTATTGGGGCCTGAAAACAATATGCAGAAGCGGTTAGAAGAG GAAACAGGAGCTGAAATATCAGTCTATGGCGCAAAAAAGGATGCAAGAGAGAAG CATCAAATTACTCAGTCAGACCTACCTGAAGCCCAGGGTGCTTATGAGGAGCTGTACGTCAATGTCTCAGCAGACACATATGAGAAAGTTGATGCTGCTATTGCACTGATTGAGCTGCTCCTTACTCCAGTATCT GGTAGCTCAGCAGTTCCttcaacaaattctgcctctgtTGCTGGAGACCAGAAGGAGACTGCTTCTGTTTATATGATGACGCCCATGCCTGATGTCAATCGGGGTATTCGGCAGCCAGTGCTGGTGACTGCTCAGCCTGCTCTACCACAGTATCCACCATATCCTGCACCTTGGGATCCAGTTGCCTCATTCAATGCTCCACGTCCACCTTTTGGCTCCATGCCTCCTTTGCCCAACAATTCCATTTGCGTTGCTCAATCTCCTGCTGGTCCTCACAGCGTCGGTCCTTTACTTCGACAAAACCCTCCCTTTAGCTCTACTCTGGGGTCCTTGTCAGCTGGTGCCTCTAGACCTCAGTTACCTATGCAAGCTATGCCACAGCCTCTGAACCAGGCTACTCCACCTCGAAGCCTTCCCATGCCAGCTCAGCGGCCCCCACCAGCATATACGGTTACACAATCCCAGCTTAGTTCTACTGCACCTCCATTCACGGCTTCTCAATCAATGCCTTCTGGAACAATGCCGGCACCAAGACCACCTGTGCCTGTGAATCCATGGCCGGCATCCATAGCTCCTGCAGGCCAACTTCCCAACAGGCCATTAATTTCACCTGCTGTTCCTGGTAGTTCTGGATGGCCCACTACACCTTCATTTGTTCCACCAGGTCAAAGACCACCTCAGTTTGCTCCTCCCTCAATGACTCGGCCTATGAGGCCTCAGCCAGCTGTTTCTGCAACACCCATTGCTTCAGCCTCTTCTGCCCTGAATATGTCTTCTGATGTAGCCACTTGGCCTTCAGCAGTTGCTTCTGTACCTTCCCTACCAAATATGCCCACCAATGTTATTAATGGACGTCCGCCAGCAAATTTTGCCCCTCCAGCTGTGTTTCCCTCCCGGCCTTCATCTGGTCCACTTTTTTCTACAATGCCTCCCCCAAGTGGACCTGTTTCAACACCAGTAATTATTCCATCTACCTCTGGAGCACCATTACATGCATCTATTTCTGCATCGGCTCCGAGACCTCCACCAATTCCGTCACCAGCACCGGGACCATCACCTATGCCGGTGCCGGCATCATCTCCCATTCTTGGTCCTCGACCTTTTGTTCCTCAAACTGCTGCATTAGTTAGCACATCTTCCCCTATTCTGGCTCAAGCTTCAGCTCCTTCCCCATCTGTGCCACCAGTAATGGTACGGCCACCTATTCCCCTTCAATCAGCAGCTAATGGACAAGCACCAAGACCAGCTCAGCCACCAATGCCATCACCACAACCGCCATCTGCAACACCTGTTTCCAATTCTTGGAGCATGCCTAGTTTCACTCCTGTAACACCAGCATCATCCACTGTCAATGCTACTCCCATTGTAGCTCCAAGGCCCCCCCGCCCAGTGCCCGGTGATTTTACCTTTCAACCTGTCAGAGCTCAAGTTCCAGCTTCTCCGACCACTCCAGGGCCCAGTAGTCAGTCTGTACACCAGACATCTATTCGACTTGCTCCACCGCAAGCACCATCCTTCCGGCCAGCCATGCAGAACCCAACACCCCCACTTAGCAGTCAAGGATTTCCTGCATATCTGGCTGCTAACCAAACAGGTCCATCTCAAGCTCCCATCCCACCAACACCATCATCTGTTGCCCCCTTCTCTGTGAACCCAGCTGTCATCCAACCAGCAGCAAGGCGTCCAGTATTTCCAAGCACAAATCCTGGCCCACCATTGGCTCCAGCAACTCAAATGGGTCCACCAAGCTTTTCTATAGCACCTGCAGCATCCAGTCTGCCTGATAACATGTCTGCCCATCTGATGAACTTTATGCAACCACATCAGAATCCGTTGCCTCCAGTAAACAGACCCAGCGGTATTATGATAGGTGGCAACTCTCCTGGTTTCATGGCTGGTAAAATCTCTTCGAGTCCTGGAGGGAGTCAAATCTATGATCCCTTCTCTCCAACATCAATTTCATCAGCATCAACAATGCAGGGAGGTGATCCTGTGAAGATTAGAAAACCAGAGTCAGATGCAGAGTATGAGGATCTAATGGCATCTGTGGGTGTAAGTGATTCATCTTGTAATTTTGTGGGTTTCAAACAAGGTTTTTAA
- the LOC105055402 gene encoding uncharacterized protein isoform X2, producing MILLTEQTRLEQIIQQLKSGALDIGDNQDSQSPKHASNCASASHQSQKLELLELERREIIGEILLLNPSYKAPADYKPLLKEAKVPIPIKAYPGYNFIGLLLGPENNMQKRLEEETGAEISVYGAKKDAREKHQITQSDLPEAQGAYEELYVNVSADTYEKVDAAIALIELLLTPVSGSSAVPSTNSASVAGDQKETASVYMMTPMPDVNRGIRQPVLVTAQPALPQYPPYPAPWDPVASFNAPRPPFGSMPPLPNNSICVAQSPAGPHSVGPLLRQNPPFSSTLGSLSAGASRPQLPMQAMPQPLNQATPPRSLPMPAQRPPPAYTVTQSQLSSTAPPFTASQSMPSGTMPAPRPPVPVNPWPASIAPAGQLPNRPLISPAVPGSSGWPTTPSFVPPGQRPPQFAPPSMTRPMRPQPAVSATPIASASSALNMSSDVATWPSAVASVPSLPNMPTNVINGRPPANFAPPAVFPSRPSSGPLFSTMPPPSGPVSTPVIIPSTSGAPLHASISASAPRPPPIPSPAPGPSPMPVPASSPILGPRPFVPQTAALVSTSSPILAQASAPSPSVPPVMVRPPIPLQSAANGQAPRPAQPPMPSPQPPSATPVSNSWSMPSFTPVTPASSTVNATPIVAPRPPRPVPGDFTFQPVRAQVPASPTTPGPSSQSVHQTSIRLAPPQAPSFRPAMQNPTPPLSSQGFPAYLAANQTGPSQAPIPPTPSSVAPFSVNPAVIQPAARRPVFPSTNPGPPLAPATQMGPPSFSIAPAASSLPDNMSAHLMNFMQPHQNPLPPVNRPSGIMIGGNSPGFMAGKISSSPGGSQIYDPFSPTSISSASTMQGGDPVKIRKPESDAEYEDLMASVGVSDSSCNFVGFKQGF from the exons ATGATATTACTGACTGAGCAGACTCGACTGGAGCAAATAATACAACAGCTGAAATCTGGAGCTCTGGATATTGGAGACAATCAAGATTCTCAGTCACCAAAGCATGCTTCAAACTGTGCTTCTGCTAGCCACCAG TCCCAGAAGCTTGAGCTCTTGGAGTTGGAAAGACGAGAAATTATTG GCGAAATATTACTTCTAAATCCTAGCTACAAAGCTCCAGCAGATTATAAACCATTGCTGAAAGAAGCCAAAGTTCCTATTCCT ATTAAAGCATATCCAGGATACAATTTTATTGGACTCCTATTGGGGCCTGAAAACAATATGCAGAAGCGGTTAGAAGAG GAAACAGGAGCTGAAATATCAGTCTATGGCGCAAAAAAGGATGCAAGAGAGAAG CATCAAATTACTCAGTCAGACCTACCTGAAGCCCAGGGTGCTTATGAGGAGCTGTACGTCAATGTCTCAGCAGACACATATGAGAAAGTTGATGCTGCTATTGCACTGATTGAGCTGCTCCTTACTCCAGTATCT GGTAGCTCAGCAGTTCCttcaacaaattctgcctctgtTGCTGGAGACCAGAAGGAGACTGCTTCTGTTTATATGATGACGCCCATGCCTGATGTCAATCGGGGTATTCGGCAGCCAGTGCTGGTGACTGCTCAGCCTGCTCTACCACAGTATCCACCATATCCTGCACCTTGGGATCCAGTTGCCTCATTCAATGCTCCACGTCCACCTTTTGGCTCCATGCCTCCTTTGCCCAACAATTCCATTTGCGTTGCTCAATCTCCTGCTGGTCCTCACAGCGTCGGTCCTTTACTTCGACAAAACCCTCCCTTTAGCTCTACTCTGGGGTCCTTGTCAGCTGGTGCCTCTAGACCTCAGTTACCTATGCAAGCTATGCCACAGCCTCTGAACCAGGCTACTCCACCTCGAAGCCTTCCCATGCCAGCTCAGCGGCCCCCACCAGCATATACGGTTACACAATCCCAGCTTAGTTCTACTGCACCTCCATTCACGGCTTCTCAATCAATGCCTTCTGGAACAATGCCGGCACCAAGACCACCTGTGCCTGTGAATCCATGGCCGGCATCCATAGCTCCTGCAGGCCAACTTCCCAACAGGCCATTAATTTCACCTGCTGTTCCTGGTAGTTCTGGATGGCCCACTACACCTTCATTTGTTCCACCAGGTCAAAGACCACCTCAGTTTGCTCCTCCCTCAATGACTCGGCCTATGAGGCCTCAGCCAGCTGTTTCTGCAACACCCATTGCTTCAGCCTCTTCTGCCCTGAATATGTCTTCTGATGTAGCCACTTGGCCTTCAGCAGTTGCTTCTGTACCTTCCCTACCAAATATGCCCACCAATGTTATTAATGGACGTCCGCCAGCAAATTTTGCCCCTCCAGCTGTGTTTCCCTCCCGGCCTTCATCTGGTCCACTTTTTTCTACAATGCCTCCCCCAAGTGGACCTGTTTCAACACCAGTAATTATTCCATCTACCTCTGGAGCACCATTACATGCATCTATTTCTGCATCGGCTCCGAGACCTCCACCAATTCCGTCACCAGCACCGGGACCATCACCTATGCCGGTGCCGGCATCATCTCCCATTCTTGGTCCTCGACCTTTTGTTCCTCAAACTGCTGCATTAGTTAGCACATCTTCCCCTATTCTGGCTCAAGCTTCAGCTCCTTCCCCATCTGTGCCACCAGTAATGGTACGGCCACCTATTCCCCTTCAATCAGCAGCTAATGGACAAGCACCAAGACCAGCTCAGCCACCAATGCCATCACCACAACCGCCATCTGCAACACCTGTTTCCAATTCTTGGAGCATGCCTAGTTTCACTCCTGTAACACCAGCATCATCCACTGTCAATGCTACTCCCATTGTAGCTCCAAGGCCCCCCCGCCCAGTGCCCGGTGATTTTACCTTTCAACCTGTCAGAGCTCAAGTTCCAGCTTCTCCGACCACTCCAGGGCCCAGTAGTCAGTCTGTACACCAGACATCTATTCGACTTGCTCCACCGCAAGCACCATCCTTCCGGCCAGCCATGCAGAACCCAACACCCCCACTTAGCAGTCAAGGATTTCCTGCATATCTGGCTGCTAACCAAACAGGTCCATCTCAAGCTCCCATCCCACCAACACCATCATCTGTTGCCCCCTTCTCTGTGAACCCAGCTGTCATCCAACCAGCAGCAAGGCGTCCAGTATTTCCAAGCACAAATCCTGGCCCACCATTGGCTCCAGCAACTCAAATGGGTCCACCAAGCTTTTCTATAGCACCTGCAGCATCCAGTCTGCCTGATAACATGTCTGCCCATCTGATGAACTTTATGCAACCACATCAGAATCCGTTGCCTCCAGTAAACAGACCCAGCGGTATTATGATAGGTGGCAACTCTCCTGGTTTCATGGCTGGTAAAATCTCTTCGAGTCCTGGAGGGAGTCAAATCTATGATCCCTTCTCTCCAACATCAATTTCATCAGCATCAACAATGCAGGGAGGTGATCCTGTGAAGATTAGAAAACCAGAGTCAGATGCAGAGTATGAGGATCTAATGGCATCTGTGGGTGTAAGTGATTCATCTTGTAATTTTGTGGGTTTCAAACAAGGTTTTTAA
- the LOC105055402 gene encoding uncharacterized protein isoform X3, protein MEGSKCLWRIAFMRSHLIKAYPGYNFIGLLLGPENNMQKRLEEETGAEISVYGAKKDAREKHQITQSDLPEAQGAYEELYVNVSADTYEKVDAAIALIELLLTPVSGSSAVPSTNSASVAGDQKETASVYMMTPMPDVNRGIRQPVLVTAQPALPQYPPYPAPWDPVASFNAPRPPFGSMPPLPNNSICVAQSPAGPHSVGPLLRQNPPFSSTLGSLSAGASRPQLPMQAMPQPLNQATPPRSLPMPAQRPPPAYTVTQSQLSSTAPPFTASQSMPSGTMPAPRPPVPVNPWPASIAPAGQLPNRPLISPAVPGSSGWPTTPSFVPPGQRPPQFAPPSMTRPMRPQPAVSATPIASASSALNMSSDVATWPSAVASVPSLPNMPTNVINGRPPANFAPPAVFPSRPSSGPLFSTMPPPSGPVSTPVIIPSTSGAPLHASISASAPRPPPIPSPAPGPSPMPVPASSPILGPRPFVPQTAALVSTSSPILAQASAPSPSVPPVMVRPPIPLQSAANGQAPRPAQPPMPSPQPPSATPVSNSWSMPSFTPVTPASSTVNATPIVAPRPPRPVPGDFTFQPVRAQVPASPTTPGPSSQSVHQTSIRLAPPQAPSFRPAMQNPTPPLSSQGFPAYLAANQTGPSQAPIPPTPSSVAPFSVNPAVIQPAARRPVFPSTNPGPPLAPATQMGPPSFSIAPAASSLPDNMSAHLMNFMQPHQNPLPPVNRPSGIMIGGNSPGFMAGKISSSPGGSQIYDPFSPTSISSASTMQGGDPVKIRKPESDAEYEDLMASVGVSDSSCNFVGFKQGF, encoded by the exons ATGGAAGGAAGCAAGTGTTTGTGGAGAATTGCATTCATGAGGAGTCATTTG ATTAAAGCATATCCAGGATACAATTTTATTGGACTCCTATTGGGGCCTGAAAACAATATGCAGAAGCGGTTAGAAGAG GAAACAGGAGCTGAAATATCAGTCTATGGCGCAAAAAAGGATGCAAGAGAGAAG CATCAAATTACTCAGTCAGACCTACCTGAAGCCCAGGGTGCTTATGAGGAGCTGTACGTCAATGTCTCAGCAGACACATATGAGAAAGTTGATGCTGCTATTGCACTGATTGAGCTGCTCCTTACTCCAGTATCT GGTAGCTCAGCAGTTCCttcaacaaattctgcctctgtTGCTGGAGACCAGAAGGAGACTGCTTCTGTTTATATGATGACGCCCATGCCTGATGTCAATCGGGGTATTCGGCAGCCAGTGCTGGTGACTGCTCAGCCTGCTCTACCACAGTATCCACCATATCCTGCACCTTGGGATCCAGTTGCCTCATTCAATGCTCCACGTCCACCTTTTGGCTCCATGCCTCCTTTGCCCAACAATTCCATTTGCGTTGCTCAATCTCCTGCTGGTCCTCACAGCGTCGGTCCTTTACTTCGACAAAACCCTCCCTTTAGCTCTACTCTGGGGTCCTTGTCAGCTGGTGCCTCTAGACCTCAGTTACCTATGCAAGCTATGCCACAGCCTCTGAACCAGGCTACTCCACCTCGAAGCCTTCCCATGCCAGCTCAGCGGCCCCCACCAGCATATACGGTTACACAATCCCAGCTTAGTTCTACTGCACCTCCATTCACGGCTTCTCAATCAATGCCTTCTGGAACAATGCCGGCACCAAGACCACCTGTGCCTGTGAATCCATGGCCGGCATCCATAGCTCCTGCAGGCCAACTTCCCAACAGGCCATTAATTTCACCTGCTGTTCCTGGTAGTTCTGGATGGCCCACTACACCTTCATTTGTTCCACCAGGTCAAAGACCACCTCAGTTTGCTCCTCCCTCAATGACTCGGCCTATGAGGCCTCAGCCAGCTGTTTCTGCAACACCCATTGCTTCAGCCTCTTCTGCCCTGAATATGTCTTCTGATGTAGCCACTTGGCCTTCAGCAGTTGCTTCTGTACCTTCCCTACCAAATATGCCCACCAATGTTATTAATGGACGTCCGCCAGCAAATTTTGCCCCTCCAGCTGTGTTTCCCTCCCGGCCTTCATCTGGTCCACTTTTTTCTACAATGCCTCCCCCAAGTGGACCTGTTTCAACACCAGTAATTATTCCATCTACCTCTGGAGCACCATTACATGCATCTATTTCTGCATCGGCTCCGAGACCTCCACCAATTCCGTCACCAGCACCGGGACCATCACCTATGCCGGTGCCGGCATCATCTCCCATTCTTGGTCCTCGACCTTTTGTTCCTCAAACTGCTGCATTAGTTAGCACATCTTCCCCTATTCTGGCTCAAGCTTCAGCTCCTTCCCCATCTGTGCCACCAGTAATGGTACGGCCACCTATTCCCCTTCAATCAGCAGCTAATGGACAAGCACCAAGACCAGCTCAGCCACCAATGCCATCACCACAACCGCCATCTGCAACACCTGTTTCCAATTCTTGGAGCATGCCTAGTTTCACTCCTGTAACACCAGCATCATCCACTGTCAATGCTACTCCCATTGTAGCTCCAAGGCCCCCCCGCCCAGTGCCCGGTGATTTTACCTTTCAACCTGTCAGAGCTCAAGTTCCAGCTTCTCCGACCACTCCAGGGCCCAGTAGTCAGTCTGTACACCAGACATCTATTCGACTTGCTCCACCGCAAGCACCATCCTTCCGGCCAGCCATGCAGAACCCAACACCCCCACTTAGCAGTCAAGGATTTCCTGCATATCTGGCTGCTAACCAAACAGGTCCATCTCAAGCTCCCATCCCACCAACACCATCATCTGTTGCCCCCTTCTCTGTGAACCCAGCTGTCATCCAACCAGCAGCAAGGCGTCCAGTATTTCCAAGCACAAATCCTGGCCCACCATTGGCTCCAGCAACTCAAATGGGTCCACCAAGCTTTTCTATAGCACCTGCAGCATCCAGTCTGCCTGATAACATGTCTGCCCATCTGATGAACTTTATGCAACCACATCAGAATCCGTTGCCTCCAGTAAACAGACCCAGCGGTATTATGATAGGTGGCAACTCTCCTGGTTTCATGGCTGGTAAAATCTCTTCGAGTCCTGGAGGGAGTCAAATCTATGATCCCTTCTCTCCAACATCAATTTCATCAGCATCAACAATGCAGGGAGGTGATCCTGTGAAGATTAGAAAACCAGAGTCAGATGCAGAGTATGAGGATCTAATGGCATCTGTGGGTGTAAGTGATTCATCTTGTAATTTTGTGGGTTTCAAACAAGGTTTTTAA